A genomic window from Microbacterium sp. H1-D42 includes:
- a CDS encoding sugar ABC transporter permease translates to MSTETAATTASAVAEVHRPRNSKRSVGAWFADTGWRHVVAIVVSAFALFPLLYVLSASLNPHGTLTGSNKLFSAIGIDSYVRILTDPQNPYPKWFLNTLIIATVTGLVTVFIGACAAYAFSRMRFAGRRVGLVTIVVVQMFPQLLAVVAIFLLMSTLGDWFPAIGLNTHTGLILVYLGGALGVNTYLMYGFFNTIPKELDEAARIDGAGHARIFFTIILRLVAPILAVVGLLSFIGTVNEYVIASVILIDPEQQTLVVGLTKLVANPRYADWSAFSAGAVMAAIPVMILFLFLQKYIVGGLTAGSVK, encoded by the coding sequence ATGAGCACCGAAACTGCTGCCACCACCGCATCCGCCGTCGCCGAGGTGCACCGCCCGCGAAACTCCAAGCGCTCCGTCGGGGCCTGGTTCGCCGACACCGGATGGCGTCACGTCGTCGCGATCGTCGTCAGCGCCTTCGCGCTCTTCCCGCTGCTGTACGTGCTCTCGGCATCGCTGAACCCGCACGGCACCCTGACCGGCTCGAACAAGCTGTTCTCGGCGATCGGCATCGACAGCTACGTGCGCATCCTCACCGATCCGCAGAACCCCTACCCGAAGTGGTTCCTGAACACGCTGATCATCGCGACGGTCACCGGTCTCGTGACCGTGTTCATCGGGGCGTGCGCGGCATATGCCTTCTCGCGCATGCGCTTCGCCGGACGGCGGGTGGGCCTGGTCACGATCGTCGTGGTGCAGATGTTCCCGCAGCTGCTCGCCGTGGTGGCGATCTTCCTGCTGATGTCGACCCTCGGCGACTGGTTCCCCGCGATCGGGCTGAACACGCATACGGGGCTGATCCTCGTCTACCTCGGCGGCGCGCTCGGGGTGAACACGTACCTGATGTACGGCTTCTTCAACACGATCCCGAAGGAGCTTGACGAGGCGGCGCGCATCGACGGCGCCGGCCACGCGCGCATCTTCTTCACGATCATCCTTCGTCTGGTCGCCCCGATCCTGGCGGTCGTCGGACTGCTCTCGTTCATCGGCACGGTCAACGAGTACGTGATCGCCAGCGTCATCCTCATCGATCCGGAGCAGCAGACGCTCGTCGTCGGCCTAACCAAGCTCGTCGCCAACCCTCGCTACGCGGACTGGTCGGCGTTCTCGGCAGGCGCCGTGATGGCGGCGATCCCGGTGATGATCCTGTTCCTGTTCCTGCAGAAGTACATCGTCGGCGGGCTCACCGCCGGCAGTGTGAAGTAA
- a CDS encoding ABC transporter permease subunit: MTQTEEPTAPLTKRQRQAAKIAEAASGSIGWMLLKIVLLAIVDAVALYAAFVLFTHREWLVLGIVVAVTVIVNYIYFSRKRIPAKYLTPGIIFLIVFQVFTLLYTGYIGFTNYGTGHNGTKDQAISSLLASAQERVEDSPTFPVTVVEQFGTLGLLVTDPDTGDASVGTNEQPLADVDATMDNGKAVAADGWTTLTFAQVLAQSEQVEKLSVPFSDDPNDGSIRTPDGQSGYLYVSTLAFDESADTITDTRTGTVYSDVGTGAFTAEDGTELMPGWRITVGFDNFVRAVTDASIRGPLISVTIWTFAFALISVASTFFLGLLLALVFNNTKMRFRNGYRIIMILPYAFPAFLSALVWAGMMNESFGFINQVIFGGAEIPWLTDPTLAKVSILIVNLWLGFPYMFLVCMGALQGIPEDVNEAAVMDGANAWQIFRRIKLPLLLVTVAPLLISSFAFNFNNFNLIYMLTGGGPRFSDVSIPVGHTDILISMVYKVAFTGQNRDYGLASAFTILIFLVVATISIVSFRKTKALEELN; encoded by the coding sequence ATGACCCAGACGGAAGAGCCGACGGCTCCCCTCACGAAACGACAGCGCCAGGCGGCGAAGATCGCCGAGGCGGCCTCCGGCAGCATCGGGTGGATGCTGCTGAAGATCGTCCTGCTGGCGATCGTCGACGCGGTGGCGCTGTATGCGGCGTTCGTGCTGTTCACCCACCGGGAATGGCTGGTGCTCGGCATCGTCGTCGCGGTGACCGTGATCGTCAATTACATCTACTTCTCGCGCAAGCGCATCCCGGCCAAGTACCTCACGCCGGGGATCATCTTCCTCATCGTCTTCCAGGTGTTCACGCTGCTGTACACCGGTTACATCGGCTTCACCAACTACGGCACGGGGCACAACGGCACCAAGGACCAGGCGATCTCGTCGCTGCTCGCCTCCGCGCAGGAGCGCGTCGAGGACTCGCCGACGTTCCCTGTGACCGTGGTCGAGCAGTTCGGCACGCTCGGCCTTCTCGTTACCGACCCCGACACCGGTGACGCCTCCGTCGGCACGAACGAGCAGCCGCTCGCCGACGTCGACGCGACGATGGACAACGGCAAGGCCGTCGCCGCCGACGGCTGGACGACGCTGACCTTCGCCCAGGTGCTCGCTCAGTCCGAGCAGGTCGAGAAGCTGTCCGTGCCGTTCAGCGATGACCCCAATGACGGCAGCATCCGCACGCCCGACGGGCAGAGCGGCTACCTCTACGTCTCGACCCTCGCCTTCGACGAGTCCGCAGACACCATCACCGACACCCGCACCGGCACGGTCTACTCGGACGTCGGCACCGGCGCCTTCACCGCCGAGGACGGCACAGAGCTCATGCCGGGCTGGCGGATCACGGTCGGGTTCGACAACTTCGTCCGCGCCGTCACGGATGCCTCCATCCGCGGCCCGCTCATCTCGGTGACGATCTGGACCTTCGCTTTCGCTCTCATCTCGGTTGCGTCGACGTTCTTCCTCGGCCTGCTGCTCGCACTCGTGTTCAACAACACCAAGATGCGCTTCCGCAACGGCTACCGCATCATCATGATCCTGCCCTACGCGTTCCCGGCGTTCCTGTCGGCACTGGTCTGGGCCGGCATGATGAACGAGAGCTTCGGCTTCATCAACCAGGTGATCTTCGGCGGCGCCGAGATCCCCTGGCTGACCGATCCGACCCTCGCCAAGGTCTCGATCCTGATCGTGAACCTCTGGCTCGGCTTCCCCTACATGTTCCTGGTCTGCATGGGGGCGCTGCAGGGCATCCCGGAAGACGTCAACGAGGCCGCCGTGATGGACGGCGCCAACGCCTGGCAGATCTTCCGACGCATCAAGCTGCCGCTGCTGCTGGTGACCGTCGCGCCGCTGCTGATCTCGTCGTTCGCGTTCAACTTCAACAACTTCAACCTCATCTACATGCTCACCGGCGGCGGTCCTCGCTTCAGTGACGTGTCGATCCCCGTCGGCCACACCGACATCTTGATCTCGATGGTCTACAAGGTGGCCTTCACCGGTCAGAACCGCGACTACGGCCTGGCGTCCGCGTTCACGATCCTGATCTTCCTGGTGGTCGCAACGATCTCGATCGTCAGCTTCCGCAAGACCAAGGCACTCGAGGAGCTGAACTGA
- a CDS encoding glycoside hydrolase family 13 protein, which translates to MSVALPHHDGSSLHVSNDAPQLGEVVSVRLRVPVGYGPLRAVRTRCNPDHEPEWTDAERVGTVDGWDWWQAPIIVRNPRHGYRFVLIHADGAVEWLNQSGLHRGETLDSEDFALVANPAPPTWLHEAVMYQVFPDRFARSAAADQHPTPDWAIPAQWDDAVDPVNPARSQQFYGGDIPGIIERLDHLVSLGVNLLYLTPVFPAASNHRYDASSFDAVDPLLGGDDAYIRLIAEAHVRGIRVIGDLTSNHSGDSHEWFQAALGNPGAETSGFYYFTDDGNTTYESWLGVPTLPKFDWASAELRERFVSGEDSIVAKWLKPPYGIDGWRIDVANMTGRLGSIDLNAEVRGLFRETMLRINPDAILLGESTNDAATDLQGDGWHGAMTYPSFTRPVWGWLSEPTGAPYLTAEGEERTEPWFFTQPIGGIPRYTARDFADAVVRFTAGIPWRVRLANMQPLDTHDTARFATNAAEGAVPVAVGLSVTLPGLPVVFAGDEFGLHGVDGESSRTPIPWGSESDVGIAERLELYRDLVGLRRAHPVLGTGGMRWLHVDDETVAFVRESAEESVLVLATRGGADAELPPGTLPGAAAAVPLFGDATLAVASDGAVALAADGPAFAAWMLPGVTAPAL; encoded by the coding sequence ATGAGCGTTGCCCTCCCGCACCACGACGGCTCCTCGCTGCACGTGTCGAACGATGCCCCGCAGCTCGGCGAAGTCGTCAGCGTTCGCCTGCGGGTGCCGGTGGGCTACGGCCCGCTGCGCGCGGTGCGCACGCGTTGCAACCCCGACCACGAGCCGGAGTGGACAGATGCCGAGCGCGTCGGCACGGTCGACGGATGGGACTGGTGGCAGGCGCCCATCATCGTGCGCAACCCGCGGCACGGCTACCGGTTCGTGCTGATCCACGCTGACGGAGCAGTGGAGTGGCTGAATCAGAGCGGACTGCACCGGGGCGAGACCCTCGACTCAGAGGACTTCGCGCTCGTCGCGAACCCGGCTCCTCCGACCTGGCTGCACGAAGCGGTGATGTACCAGGTGTTCCCAGACCGCTTCGCCCGGTCAGCCGCCGCCGACCAGCATCCGACGCCCGACTGGGCCATCCCCGCGCAGTGGGACGACGCCGTCGATCCGGTGAACCCCGCCCGTTCGCAGCAGTTCTACGGCGGTGACATCCCCGGCATCATCGAACGACTCGATCACCTGGTCTCCCTCGGCGTGAACCTGCTGTACCTGACGCCGGTGTTCCCAGCTGCGTCCAACCACCGCTACGACGCGTCGAGTTTCGACGCGGTTGATCCGCTGCTCGGAGGCGATGACGCGTACATACGTCTGATAGCCGAGGCGCACGTACGCGGCATCCGCGTCATAGGTGACCTCACCAGCAACCACTCCGGCGACAGCCACGAATGGTTCCAGGCCGCCCTCGGCAATCCAGGCGCCGAGACCTCGGGTTTCTACTACTTCACCGACGACGGCAACACGACCTATGAGTCGTGGCTCGGCGTCCCCACGCTGCCGAAGTTCGACTGGGCATCAGCCGAGCTGCGCGAGCGGTTCGTCTCGGGCGAGGACTCGATCGTCGCGAAGTGGCTGAAGCCGCCGTACGGCATCGACGGGTGGCGCATCGATGTGGCGAACATGACCGGGCGCCTAGGGTCGATCGATCTGAACGCCGAGGTGCGCGGGCTGTTCCGCGAGACCATGCTGCGCATCAATCCCGATGCGATCCTGCTCGGAGAGTCGACCAATGACGCGGCGACCGATCTGCAGGGCGACGGCTGGCACGGAGCGATGACGTACCCGTCGTTCACGAGGCCGGTCTGGGGATGGCTGAGCGAGCCGACCGGTGCGCCGTATCTGACGGCGGAGGGGGAGGAGCGCACCGAGCCGTGGTTCTTCACGCAGCCGATCGGCGGGATCCCGCGGTACACGGCTCGGGACTTCGCCGACGCCGTGGTGCGCTTCACCGCCGGCATCCCCTGGCGCGTGCGCCTGGCCAACATGCAGCCGCTCGACACTCACGACACCGCGCGCTTCGCGACGAACGCGGCGGAGGGCGCGGTGCCCGTCGCGGTCGGACTGTCCGTGACGCTCCCTGGCCTTCCGGTGGTCTTCGCCGGCGACGAGTTCGGTCTGCATGGGGTGGATGGCGAGAGCAGCCGCACGCCGATCCCGTGGGGGTCTGAGTCGGATGTCGGGATCGCCGAGCGCCTGGAGCTGTATCGCGACCTGGTGGGGCTGCGCCGCGCGCACCCCGTGCTCGGCACCGGCGGGATGCGCTGGCTGCACGTCGACGACGAGACCGTTGCGTTCGTGCGCGAGAGCGCCGAGGAGAGCGTGCTGGTGCTCGCGACCCGCGGGGGAGCGGATGCCGAGCTGCCGCCTGGCACCCTGCCCGGAGCCGCTGCCGCCGTGCCGCTGTTCGGCGATGCGACGCTCGCCGTGGCATCCGACGGCGCCGTCGCGCTCGCCGCCGACGGTCCCGCATTCGCGGCATGGATGCTGCCAGGAGTGACCGCTCCCGCGCTCTGA
- a CDS encoding YajQ family cyclic di-GMP-binding protein, protein MADSSFDIVSKVDHQEAENALNQARKEVEQRYDFKGTDASIAWSGEQVLIKANSEERAKAVLDVFQTKLIKRGISLKSLETGDPFASGKEYRIVSTLKDGISSENAKKIGKIIRDEGPKGVKSQIQGDELRVQSKSRDDLQTVIALLKGSDLDIDLQFVNYR, encoded by the coding sequence ATGGCTGACAGCTCTTTCGACATCGTCTCCAAGGTCGACCACCAGGAGGCCGAGAATGCCCTGAACCAGGCCCGCAAGGAGGTCGAGCAGCGCTATGACTTCAAGGGCACCGATGCGTCCATCGCCTGGAGCGGTGAGCAGGTGCTCATCAAGGCGAACTCCGAGGAGCGCGCCAAGGCGGTGCTCGATGTCTTCCAGACCAAGCTCATCAAGCGCGGCATCTCACTGAAGAGCCTCGAGACGGGCGACCCGTTCGCCAGCGGCAAGGAGTACCGCATCGTCTCGACGCTCAAGGACGGCATCTCCAGCGAGAACGCGAAGAAGATCGGCAAGATCATCCGCGATGAGGGCCCCAAGGGCGTGAAGAGCCAGATCCAGGGCGACGAGCTGCGCGTGCAGTCCAAGAGCCGCGACGACCTGCAGACGGTCATCGCACTGCTCAAGGGCAGCGACCTCGACATCGACCTGCAATTCGTCAACTACCGGTGA
- a CDS encoding extracellular solute-binding protein, with product MKVNKRGAAVAGLIAMVSTLALAGCSSAAGGEDKPTKDEGSGSLTVWVDAERVDALKGAAGAYQDKTGVKVELVGKSVDDMKDDFIQQVPTGKGPDIVMGAHDWLGELSTNGVVAPLELGDSAEDYLPVALQAATYDGTVYMLPYAVENIAVLRNADLVPAAATSWDDMISKGAFVVEQGAEGNPYHLYPFQTAFGAPVFGTDASGSYDPTDLQLGSEGGFAFADWLSAQGRAGTLNTDIDGEIAKQQFLDGTAAFWLTGPWNVSAATEAGINVAIDPIPSPTDQVASPFAGVKGFFVSAESKNKVAANDFLVNYIGTEDVQLDLFKAGNILPALTAAADTAASDPIIAGFQAVGADAVPMPAIPAMGSVWEFWGVAEAAIINGADPTATWQKLVDDVSAAIK from the coding sequence ATGAAGGTGAACAAGAGGGGCGCAGCCGTCGCAGGCCTGATCGCCATGGTTTCCACGCTGGCATTGGCCGGCTGCTCGTCCGCCGCCGGCGGAGAGGACAAGCCGACCAAGGACGAGGGCAGCGGCTCGCTGACGGTCTGGGTGGACGCGGAGCGTGTCGATGCGCTGAAGGGCGCGGCCGGCGCGTACCAGGACAAGACAGGCGTCAAGGTCGAGCTCGTCGGCAAGTCCGTCGACGACATGAAGGACGACTTCATCCAGCAGGTTCCGACCGGCAAGGGGCCGGACATCGTGATGGGTGCCCACGACTGGCTGGGCGAGCTGTCGACGAACGGCGTCGTCGCTCCCCTCGAACTCGGCGACTCGGCCGAGGACTACCTTCCGGTCGCGCTCCAGGCCGCGACCTATGACGGCACCGTCTACATGCTCCCGTACGCCGTCGAGAACATCGCCGTGCTGCGCAACGCCGATCTGGTCCCCGCAGCCGCGACCAGCTGGGACGACATGATCTCGAAGGGCGCCTTCGTCGTCGAACAGGGCGCCGAGGGCAACCCGTACCACCTGTACCCGTTCCAGACCGCGTTCGGCGCCCCGGTGTTCGGCACTGACGCGTCTGGCAGCTACGACCCCACCGACCTGCAGCTGGGCAGCGAGGGCGGCTTCGCCTTCGCCGACTGGCTGAGCGCACAGGGCAGGGCCGGCACGCTGAACACCGACATCGACGGTGAGATCGCCAAGCAGCAGTTCCTCGACGGCACCGCAGCCTTCTGGCTGACCGGCCCGTGGAATGTGTCGGCGGCGACCGAAGCAGGCATCAACGTGGCCATCGACCCGATCCCGAGCCCGACCGATCAGGTCGCCTCGCCGTTCGCCGGTGTGAAGGGCTTCTTCGTGTCCGCCGAGTCGAAGAACAAGGTCGCGGCGAACGACTTCCTCGTCAACTACATTGGCACCGAGGACGTGCAGCTCGACCTGTTCAAGGCCGGCAACATCCTGCCCGCGCTCACCGCAGCGGCCGACACGGCAGCATCCGACCCGATCATCGCGGGCTTCCAGGCCGTCGGAGCCGACGCCGTTCCGATGCCGGCCATCCCGGCGATGGGCTCGGTCTGGGAGTTCTGGGGTGTGGCTGAGGCCGCCATCATCAACGGCGCCGACCCGACCGCGACGTGGCAGAAGCTCGTCGACGACGTCTCCGCGGCGATCAAGTAA
- a CDS encoding ABC transporter produces MSDPEVPQNKQSDPVDDVVDSANEGLDAAAAARAETPGPDSAADAADADMEAFAAAERDHPGTFETPGLAESAEAESDAEPVAAATAVGPADEFVTSTGPVTVDSADTHVDATPTVADTAYAAGAASFAETQIMPAEPVAPPPASPQPIFVQAPEPPRELGNRATAGAIGLLATLSFAILYLGAILGFGALQGTVTDENVGAAALAPLSMWSYWVPVAVFFIAFWLLGAIINRGRWGHWVIWGIFVAAATYGGHILGQLFQAPFWRITASEAVDLVDAQLLAPLAIAAFVFARELTIWFGAWAARAGARKKVLNAEAQAEYERTLEAGPGPLR; encoded by the coding sequence ATGAGCGACCCCGAGGTTCCCCAGAATAAGCAGTCCGACCCCGTCGATGACGTCGTCGACAGCGCCAACGAGGGACTTGACGCTGCCGCTGCGGCCCGCGCTGAGACGCCGGGCCCCGACAGTGCGGCTGATGCCGCTGATGCCGACATGGAGGCGTTCGCCGCCGCCGAGCGCGATCACCCCGGCACCTTCGAGACACCTGGCCTCGCCGAGTCGGCCGAGGCGGAATCAGACGCCGAACCCGTCGCCGCAGCCACCGCCGTCGGTCCGGCAGACGAGTTCGTCACCTCCACCGGCCCTGTGACCGTCGACAGCGCGGACACGCACGTCGACGCCACGCCCACCGTCGCCGACACGGCGTACGCCGCCGGCGCAGCATCCTTCGCCGAGACGCAGATCATGCCCGCCGAGCCGGTGGCACCGCCGCCCGCCTCGCCGCAGCCGATCTTCGTGCAGGCGCCGGAGCCTCCTCGTGAACTCGGCAACCGCGCCACGGCCGGTGCGATCGGTCTTCTCGCGACGCTGTCCTTCGCCATCCTCTACCTCGGCGCGATCCTCGGTTTCGGCGCGCTGCAGGGAACGGTCACCGACGAGAACGTCGGCGCCGCAGCCCTCGCCCCGCTCTCGATGTGGTCCTACTGGGTGCCGGTGGCGGTGTTCTTCATCGCGTTCTGGCTGCTCGGCGCGATCATCAACCGCGGTCGCTGGGGCCACTGGGTCATCTGGGGCATCTTCGTCGCCGCTGCGACCTACGGCGGCCACATCCTCGGACAGCTGTTCCAGGCGCCGTTCTGGCGCATCACTGCCAGCGAGGCTGTCGACCTCGTCGACGCGCAGCTGCTCGCGCCGCTCGCCATCGCCGCCTTCGTCTTCGCCCGCGAGCTGACCATCTGGTTCGGTGCATGGGCGGCACGCGCCGGCGCACGCAAGAAGGTGCTGAACGCCGAGGCGCAGGCCGAGTACGAGCGCACGCTCGAGGCAGGCCCCGGCCCGCTGCGCTGA